The genomic region AGTACACATTAGGCTTTTCAATATTTATTCTATTAGGTGAGGCAATGCCAACTATGGAAATAATGTAGTCAACGCTTTTCCTTATAGCATAGTCTATTATTAGTCTTGACAGTATATGGATCACGCTGGCAGGTATTGGGGTTTCGGCTACAAGAGCCATCAAGTTGTCCTTAGCATATATGCGTAATGGAGGACGTACTTCGCCTTTAGATATCACTGCTACAGGGGGCATTAGTGGCTCTATGTCTATTCCGGCAACTTCTTGTAACCCCATTGTTTCAATTATATGGTTAGACGATATTACCCCCACTAGTCCGGTGTCTGGCAATCCTAGTATGAAGAAGCTTGGCTTCTTTAGCTCGAACTCGGCATATTCCATAAGAGTTAATCCATCAATACTTTCTTCATATACTATATTGGGCAAACGACGTCTCCCAGTATACTATGAATTAACTGTAGAAGGCAGTACATATAGATAGTCGTCACCACAAATATTGTGGCAAGACCTCCTGCAGTACACTCGCCTCGGTTCTGTAACAGAGCGGGGTACTGTGCCTCCTTGCCGTTTCTCTGAAAATTGTTTCGGCTAACCTTTCGCTATTTTCAGCCCCCACAACATCTGTATCGATTAAAATAGCATAGGTTATTAATATGTTAATACGATTCTCATCGTTTATAAATACGATTTAAACCCCGTGTCAACGCCCACTCTACTTTGGTGCCCCGGG from Pyrofollis japonicus harbors:
- a CDS encoding proteasome assembly chaperone family protein, coding for MPNIVYEESIDGLTLMEYAEFELKKPSFFILGLPDTGLVGVISSNHIIETMGLQEVAGIDIEPLMPPVAVISKGEVRPPLRIYAKDNLMALVAETPIPASVIHILSRLIIDYAIRKSVDYIISIVGIASPNRINIEKPNVYWIASNEKARSLASNLGIELFSNGYLVGPYALILKQAIRKRVANIVLLADAYVEFPDPEAAASVLTVLSKAIGKDIDVKKLLEQAEMIRVRLRGLMKKTREAMAEMGGPSPLLYA